From one Lycium ferocissimum isolate CSIRO_LF1 chromosome 7, AGI_CSIRO_Lferr_CH_V1, whole genome shotgun sequence genomic stretch:
- the LOC132062526 gene encoding uncharacterized protein LOC132062526: protein MFSSQMPEKSANFGWVMRFNNPKVQWWFKLLTMCVFLGILILWEIDSVSMGSFKVNSSGKFSPTFKDFSFTNIIQYYQYWVNTYQKLNQDCARKNLAPNKVERKPINLTENQGNAHDFSLEMVTNLSHKEPVRVEVSRPRVLMWISAELEANYSSNLLTNWLAPGGEPCRDSRTVDIKIPALDGRENIELSTGDIHEFVFLALDDSGKPHCLGGDYFETDIAGETWKSRPPIKDFGNGTYRFSLQVHPDFSGDYNLTIILLFRRYEGLKFSPERFAFDKVLRVIPVKFSKSSVKLPVISQCKKSDLVRDVWSGRWTRHTKNDSCLISNYGRYRCQEPNFPCQKPWCDGPLGSLDSNGWVYSTHCSFKMFSSEEAWNCLKGRWIFWWGDSNHCDTVRNILNFILDVHDINWVPRRVDLNISNPRNPSQTVRFTNIFNGHPNETGKNQGLNSLRDADYRELLKGYFSGHVVPDTIIMNSGLHDGLHWSNIRCFIEGADYAASFWAEVFNGLRQRGLRPPEVIYRTTVTTGGYARRLAFNPNKMEAFNGVVLDKFRAYGFVDRVIDDFDMTYPWHYDNRCNDGVHYGRAPAKLKWMDGQIGHQYFVDLMLGHVLLNALCAR, encoded by the coding sequence ATGTTTTCCTCACAGATGCCTGAGAAATCTGCAAATTTTGGGTGGGTTATGAGGTTTAATAACCCCAAGGTTCAATGGTGGTTTAAGCTATTGACAATGTGTGTTTTTCTAGGAATCTTGATTTTGTGGGAGATTGATAGTGTCAGCATGGGTAGTTTTAAGGTGAATAGTTCAGGAAAGTTTAGTCCTACCTTTAAAGATTTCAGCTTTACCAATATTATCCAATATTACCAGTATTGGGTAAATACTTACCAGAAACTCAACCAAGATTGTGCCCGAAAAAATCTGGCTCCTAATAAAGTCGAACGAAAACCAATTAATTTGACTGAAAATCAAGGTAATGCCCATGATTTCAGTCTTGAAATGGTGACAAATTTGTCCCATAAGGAACCAGTAAGGGTAGAGGTTTCAAGACCAAGAGTCCTTATGTGGATTTCTGCTGAATTAGAGGCAAACTATTCATCAAATCTGCTTACTAATTGGTTGGCTCCTGGAGGTGAGCCGTGTAGGGATTCAAGAACTGTGGATATAAAAATCCCTGCTTTGGATGGTCGTGAGAATATTGAGTTGTCAACTGGGGATATTCATGAGTTTGTTTTCCTTGCATTGGATGATTCTGGGAAACCCCACTGTTTGGGTGGTGATTATTTTGAAACTGATATTGCTGGTGAAACATGGAAGTCTAGGCCTCCTATTAAAGATTTTGGCAATGGTACTTACCGGTTTTCCCTGCAAGTCCACCCTGATTTTTCTGGGGATTACAATCTCACAATCATCCTACTATTTAGACGTTACGAAGGCTTGAAGTTTTCACCTGAAAGATTTGCATTTGACAAGGTTTTGCGCGTGATCCCAGTCAAATTCTCCAAGTCCTCCGTTAAATTACCTGTAATATCTCAATGCAAGAAATCAGATCTTGTTAGAGATGTGTGGTCTGGTCGATGGACTCGTCATACCAAGAACGATAGCTGTCTAATTAGCAATTATGGGCGTTACAGATGCCAAGAACCAAATTTTCCATGCCAAAAGCCATGGTGTGATGGTCCACTGGGGTCCTTGGACAGCAATGGTTGGGTATATTCAACACATTGTTCTTTCAAAATGTTCTCAAGTGAAGAAGCATGGAATTGTTTGAAGGGTCGCTGGATTTTCTGGTGGGGCGATTCGAATCACTGTGACACAGTGAGAAACATCCTTAATTTCATTTTAGATGTACATGATATAAACTGGGTTCCAAGAAGAGTTGATTTGAACATCAGCAACCCAAGGAATCCATCGCAAACAGTTCGATTTACTAACATTTTCAATGGGCATCCTAATGAGACAGGCAAAAATCAAGGCTTAAATTCATTGAGGGATGCTGACTATAGAGAGCTTTTGAAAGGGTACTTCTCGGGACATGTTGTTCCAGACACTATAATCATGAATTCAGGCTTACATGATGGACTGCATTGGTCTAATATTAGGTGTTTCATTGAAGGCGCTGACTATGCTGCATCATTCTGGGCTGAGGTATTTAATGGGTTAAGGCAGAGAGGTTTGAGACCACCCGAAGTCATATATAGAACGACAGTAACCACCGGAGGATATGCTAGACGATTAGCATTCAATCCAAATAAAATGGAGGCCTTCAACGGGGTAGTCTTGGATAAGTTTAGGGCATATGGTTTTGTTGATCGTGTCATTGATGATTTCGACATGACTTATCCGTGGCATTATGACAACCGATGCAATGACGGGGTGCATTATGGTCGTGCTCCCGCCAAGCTGAAGTGGATGGATGGCCAGATTGGGCACCAGTACTTTGTGGACCTTATGCTTGGTCATGTGTTGCTCAATGCATTATGTGCAAGATAG